A genomic window from Rana temporaria chromosome 2 unlocalized genomic scaffold, aRanTem1.1 chr2c, whole genome shotgun sequence includes:
- the LOC120921549 gene encoding zinc finger protein 300-like, with translation MEAKRITHQKVYNGVKSYQCSECDNVFTFKSHLIIHQRFHHGEKPYQCSECDKAFTTKNDLIRHQRVHTGEKPYPCSECDKAFTHKSHLMRHQKIHTEEKPYQCSECDNIFTFKSQLIIHQRVHTEEKPYQCSECDNVFTQKSTLMRHQRIHTEEKPYQCSECGKAFTQKSYIIIHQRIHTEEKPYQCSECGKAFTQKSHLMRHQRIHTGEKPYQCSECGKAFTHKSTLIRHQRIHTGEKPF, from the coding sequence ATGGAGGCAAAACGTATCACACACCAGAAGGTTTATAATGGAGTGAAgtcatatcagtgttctgaatgtgacaacgTTTTTACATTTAAGTCTCATCTTATCATACACCAGAGGTTTCACcatggagagaagccatatcaatgttctgaatgtgacaaagcttttacaacCAAGAATGATCTTATCAgacaccagagggttcacactggagagaaaccatatccgtgttctgaatgtgacaaagcttttacacatAAGTCACACCTTATGAGACACCAGaagattcacactgaagagaaaccatatcagtgttctgaatgtgacaacatttttacatttaagtCACAGCTTATCatacaccagagggttcacaccgaagagaagccatatcaatgttctgaatgtgacaacgTTTTTACACAGAAGTCAACCCTTATgagacaccagaggattcacactgaagagaaaccatatcagtgttctgaatgtggcaaagcttttacacagAAGTCATACATTATtatacaccagaggattcacactgaagagaaaccatatcagtgttctgaatgtggaaaagcttttacACAGAAGTCACACCTTATgagacaccagaggattcacactggagagaaaccatatcagtgttctgaatgtggcaaagcttttacacaTAAGTCAACCCTTATcagacaccagaggattcacactggagagaagccattttaa